In Aquiflexum balticum DSM 16537, a single genomic region encodes these proteins:
- a CDS encoding adenylate/guanylate cyclase domain-containing protein, with amino-acid sequence MSQIRQLAAIMFTDIVGYTALMGNDEQKAFELLRKNREIHKPVIDEFGGKFIKELGDGVMASFPSVSNAVYAAIKIQELCNEANVYKLRIGIHQGEVIFENEDIFGDVVNIAARIQALAAPASIFVSESVQRDLTNKNDIRSEFFKIENLKNVKEPVKVYRILSASSISSSNQTSAIEKSSIIPEYDYDIHISFRFNDNKYDGWVSELVAKLKQELSATCKDKLSIYFDINPEDEKKKFLQEDGSVSSKIKSLIFIPIISQTYCDVNSPVWKNEFKGFQDGVLSEKMGKTIKLLNDNVASRVIPVKIHDIDMEDIKLLESELSDGLRSIDFIFREDGVNRPLLPIDDEKQGNPNRPMYRNQINKLANAVKDIVSGAKLFQKENSFGYTAFSPTATKIVPNVVSTSLSSSLKVQMIDRARPNIFLAWTSNDIKEKREEMAIILQKAGFNVLPSIDCPADDEVFKAKTVEALNQCVCSLHILSGEFGRRFESEDDVSFPQYQFLEAKKIIDAANSDFNSFIWVHPESTGTIKSAQQEFIKYIRNNITKNMMFSNSAGPMQLVDDIRVVMMKEEVEIFDSKDTDIFFIFNQQDELEAKEITDRLSLEYPIEIMNIMPDGEDQYREVSSQQIPKSKLAVVYFKYAADWALPFIKQIWKEVGGASSPTPIFFVGEDDPRSNFARIFKAPKVVSTIVPKEEVPAEVKKVYTTVVNLK; translated from the coding sequence ATGTCACAAATACGCCAACTTGCAGCGATCATGTTCACTGATATTGTCGGATATACGGCATTGATGGGTAATGATGAACAAAAAGCCTTTGAATTATTAAGGAAAAACAGGGAAATCCATAAACCTGTGATAGATGAATTTGGTGGTAAGTTTATCAAAGAACTTGGTGATGGAGTGATGGCAAGCTTTCCTTCAGTGAGTAATGCAGTTTACGCCGCCATAAAAATCCAGGAGTTATGCAACGAAGCAAATGTTTATAAACTTAGAATAGGAATTCACCAGGGGGAAGTCATTTTTGAGAATGAGGACATTTTTGGAGATGTAGTCAATATTGCAGCAAGAATACAGGCATTGGCAGCGCCGGCGAGTATATTCGTATCAGAATCGGTACAAAGAGACCTCACCAATAAAAATGACATCCGATCAGAATTTTTTAAAATTGAAAATCTTAAAAATGTAAAAGAACCCGTTAAGGTCTATAGAATACTGTCCGCATCTTCTATTTCAAGCAGCAATCAAACCTCAGCCATAGAGAAGTCATCCATTATTCCTGAATATGATTATGATATCCATATCAGTTTCAGGTTTAATGATAATAAATATGATGGTTGGGTTTCCGAACTCGTCGCAAAGCTCAAACAGGAACTGAGCGCAACCTGCAAGGATAAACTTTCAATTTATTTCGATATTAATCCCGAAGATGAAAAGAAGAAATTTCTACAAGAAGACGGGTCTGTTTCCTCAAAAATAAAATCTTTGATTTTCATTCCGATTATTTCACAAACTTATTGTGATGTCAATTCACCTGTTTGGAAAAATGAATTCAAAGGATTTCAAGATGGGGTACTTAGCGAGAAAATGGGCAAAACCATTAAGCTATTGAATGACAATGTCGCTTCAAGAGTGATTCCTGTAAAAATTCATGATATAGATATGGAGGATATCAAACTCCTTGAATCTGAACTTTCAGATGGTCTACGTTCTATTGATTTTATTTTCAGAGAAGATGGTGTCAACCGTCCCCTGCTGCCTATAGATGACGAAAAGCAGGGAAATCCAAACAGGCCTATGTACCGAAATCAGATCAATAAATTGGCCAATGCTGTCAAGGATATTGTTTCGGGAGCCAAACTTTTTCAAAAAGAAAACTCTTTCGGATATACCGCCTTTTCGCCAACAGCTACAAAAATAGTCCCCAATGTAGTTTCTACGTCTTTGTCTTCTTCATTGAAAGTTCAAATGATAGATCGTGCCAGACCCAATATTTTTCTGGCATGGACATCCAATGACATTAAAGAAAAAAGAGAGGAGATGGCGATTATCCTCCAAAAAGCAGGATTCAATGTTCTCCCTTCTATTGATTGCCCGGCAGATGATGAGGTTTTTAAAGCAAAGACCGTTGAAGCTCTAAATCAATGCGTTTGCTCGCTCCATATATTAAGCGGGGAATTTGGAAGACGTTTCGAATCAGAAGATGATGTTTCTTTTCCGCAATATCAGTTTCTGGAAGCAAAAAAAATAATTGATGCTGCAAATTCAGATTTCAATTCATTTATTTGGGTTCATCCTGAATCTACAGGAACCATTAAATCTGCTCAACAGGAATTTATCAAGTACATAAGGAACAACATCACCAAAAACATGATGTTTTCCAATAGTGCCGGCCCAATGCAATTGGTAGATGACATTAGGGTAGTCATGATGAAGGAGGAAGTGGAAATCTTCGACTCCAAGGATACCGATATCTTTTTTATTTTCAACCAGCAGGATGAACTGGAAGCAAAAGAAATTACTGACAGGTTGAGTTTGGAATACCCGATCGAAATCATGAATATCATGCCCGATGGTGAAGATCAATATAGGGAAGTGTCCTCACAGCAGATTCCAAAAAGTAAACTGGCAGTGGTGTATTTCAAATATGCTGCAGATTGGGCTTTGCCTTTCATCAAACAAATCTGGAAAGAGGTAGGTGGTGCTTCTTCTCCTACGCCTATATTTTTTGTTGGTGAAGATGATCCAAGAAGTAACTTTGCACGGATTTTCAAAGCTCCGAAAGTGGTTTCTACCATTGTTCCCAAAGAGGAAGTGCCGGCAGAAGTCAAAAAAGTTTATACCACAGTTGTCAATCTTAAATAA
- a CDS encoding ATP-binding protein — translation MFEDYQICPYTGLRSFTEEESLYFKGREDDIDAATAQLQRNKFLMLTGASGDGKSSLVYAGIIPNARAGFLKSKYTQWCVADFRPERSPFKNLCKAIANQLDIPNEVTVESELKHGFSAIVDLYRNSDRFLDEDALEWQAADDRKRASIKRKAANLIILVDQFEEFFTNPENYDKGVPSKEANLVLNLLLETSKIALEEGLPIYVIFTMRSDFIGQCAAFRGLPEYIGFSQFFVPRLNRAQLQLVIEEPAVLSGNQITRRLTERLIHDLTEGVDQLPILQHALNQIWHAANNGTEEMDLIHYAMVGGMPVSELPEDQVLKFKKWFDDLPENIKACYHAPSLQNVLDTHTNKLFEQARAYYIENTGKDISNEDTKAIIKNAFSCLTKIDQSRAVRNRMTLQEITNILGRKEFGTLEVGAVLNIFREPGNTFIRPFISDDPESRALGENDVLDITHESLIRNWDYLKNWAEEEYDNYTVYLDYEQQLNRWVESGKSNAFLMSIGPLTYFENWINNLNPNIHWVSRYLPEEFDQDKKLSKAKNILKNSQEFLNKSARKHVVTRTVMRYGAKRIGIAIALIAFLVFSSFAIRQYLRQQNSYILNSIQDESIELINTSKVSFENKIYLIVEQLKLGLTTIDESINSIPDPIEKINIANGIATLLVFQGKDQPKELIFRSLTIADSLSDEYAIPGNLSSSFSAILKELNDLRVTLELAFYYNADAQLDAWKKSNAKRSGKIVLHILESQPADFDDIVNLTLALENAINYKVFAPEETQRLIQILSPFDEVDRSDWVKENFKADNLMERGNANYGFRFNGLYQQLAYLYASQGNSERVLDCMDVLLANAQNNYQGDYAAGADNAANIATVFYRTGQLEALDDFVKGYTLKINISFEEFYIRLLGRMLPNASTISNLNLYSFMTDKQNLNLQFSDRAQIGYFYSKYRETVLDEIKDINERNYLMALSFKNEGILKGINKEESPKEDLSVSQLFDQAFEYYNLVSTAYLDQTITVIGAAATDNLIAPRKFLFLYPDLRLSFAPLEPRVFFFFYFSDVFLEYLLDHRSIDELYPTKTELDFFTAWFLAYNSNMWEPRYFLINPIRYEVLKKLDIELAKRKNIDQVDLNWMYLYLGEMAYLNNDVDAMSSYYQKINPDNLLNILRSKEFGIRVNNHSFRLIATAIEGLANSGDFEEINRLSKPFKKSINRSSLYSYAAKDLLIKKTNPEIAKRLLDSAWVEFDRTGIVTSGRPHTILLAYTNTLYDPKENLEESYRIIKNLGGKSFATRFMIRSIGFHAQLYEAKSQFPENISDDDYSLILSEMLYGFAEGKDELNESWKEFQLGYPWFVSRWIIYIDESS, via the coding sequence ATGTTTGAAGACTATCAAATATGCCCCTATACGGGACTGCGCTCTTTTACAGAAGAGGAATCTTTATACTTTAAAGGTAGGGAAGATGATATTGATGCTGCAACAGCCCAATTGCAGCGTAATAAGTTTTTGATGCTGACAGGTGCTTCGGGTGATGGCAAATCATCACTGGTCTATGCAGGAATCATTCCCAATGCCCGGGCAGGTTTCCTTAAATCGAAATATACCCAATGGTGTGTCGCTGATTTTAGACCTGAAAGGTCTCCATTCAAAAACCTGTGCAAAGCCATAGCCAATCAACTAGATATCCCAAATGAGGTAACTGTTGAATCGGAACTGAAGCATGGCTTCTCTGCCATTGTTGATTTATATCGGAATTCTGATAGATTTCTTGATGAAGATGCTTTGGAGTGGCAGGCAGCAGACGATAGGAAAAGGGCAAGTATTAAGAGAAAAGCAGCCAATTTGATTATCCTTGTGGATCAGTTTGAGGAATTTTTTACCAATCCTGAAAACTATGATAAGGGAGTTCCTTCAAAAGAAGCCAACCTGGTTTTAAATTTATTGCTTGAAACCTCCAAGATAGCATTGGAGGAAGGACTGCCCATCTATGTTATTTTTACCATGAGGTCAGACTTCATTGGGCAATGCGCGGCTTTTCGAGGATTGCCTGAGTACATAGGATTTTCCCAGTTTTTTGTCCCCCGGCTCAACAGGGCCCAACTGCAATTGGTCATCGAAGAACCGGCTGTCCTCAGTGGAAATCAAATTACAAGAAGACTTACAGAAAGATTAATCCATGATCTGACCGAGGGAGTAGATCAACTTCCAATTCTTCAGCATGCGCTCAATCAGATTTGGCATGCGGCCAATAATGGAACAGAAGAAATGGATCTGATCCATTATGCTATGGTAGGGGGAATGCCGGTATCAGAACTGCCGGAAGATCAGGTATTGAAATTTAAAAAATGGTTTGATGATCTGCCTGAAAATATCAAAGCCTGTTATCATGCACCGAGTCTGCAGAATGTCCTTGATACCCATACCAACAAGCTATTTGAGCAGGCAAGGGCCTACTACATTGAAAATACAGGTAAGGATATTTCCAACGAAGACACAAAAGCAATTATTAAAAATGCTTTTTCCTGCCTGACCAAAATTGACCAAAGCCGTGCTGTTAGGAACCGAATGACCCTACAGGAAATCACCAATATTTTGGGAAGGAAGGAATTCGGCACCTTGGAAGTCGGAGCGGTATTGAATATTTTCCGTGAACCTGGCAATACTTTTATCAGGCCATTTATTTCCGATGATCCGGAAAGCCGTGCTCTTGGTGAAAATGACGTGCTTGACATTACCCACGAAAGCCTGATCCGCAATTGGGATTATCTCAAAAACTGGGCTGAGGAGGAATATGACAATTACACCGTTTATCTGGATTATGAGCAACAGCTGAACCGCTGGGTGGAAAGCGGAAAATCGAATGCTTTTTTGATGTCAATTGGGCCTTTGACCTATTTTGAAAATTGGATCAATAACCTAAACCCAAATATCCATTGGGTTTCCAGATATCTTCCTGAGGAATTCGATCAGGACAAGAAATTATCCAAGGCAAAAAATATCCTAAAAAATTCTCAGGAATTCTTAAACAAGAGCGCCAGAAAACATGTGGTGACCAGAACAGTCATGCGCTATGGAGCAAAAAGAATCGGGATAGCCATTGCTTTGATTGCCTTTTTGGTTTTCAGTTCTTTTGCCATTAGGCAATACCTTAGACAGCAGAATTCATATATTTTAAATTCAATTCAGGATGAATCAATAGAATTGATCAACACCTCCAAAGTCTCTTTTGAGAATAAAATTTACCTTATCGTGGAGCAGTTGAAGTTGGGTTTGACAACCATAGATGAGTCAATAAACAGCATTCCTGATCCTATTGAAAAAATCAATATCGCCAATGGAATAGCCACGCTTCTTGTTTTTCAAGGAAAGGATCAACCTAAAGAATTGATTTTTAGAAGTTTGACAATTGCGGATAGTTTGTCAGATGAATATGCAATTCCGGGTAATCTTAGCTCTTCGTTTTCAGCAATTTTAAAAGAGTTGAATGATTTAAGAGTGACTCTGGAATTGGCATTTTATTATAACGCGGATGCTCAACTTGATGCGTGGAAAAAGTCAAATGCAAAAAGATCGGGCAAGATAGTGTTACACATTCTTGAATCCCAGCCAGCAGATTTTGATGATATTGTCAACCTTACCTTGGCATTGGAGAATGCAATCAATTATAAAGTATTTGCCCCAGAAGAAACTCAACGCTTGATTCAGATTCTTTCACCCTTTGATGAGGTTGACCGTTCCGATTGGGTAAAAGAAAATTTTAAAGCTGATAACCTGATGGAAAGAGGAAATGCCAATTATGGCTTTCGATTCAACGGGCTTTATCAACAATTGGCCTATCTATACGCTTCTCAAGGCAACAGTGAAAGAGTATTGGATTGTATGGATGTATTATTGGCCAATGCCCAAAACAATTACCAAGGGGATTATGCTGCCGGTGCTGATAATGCCGCAAATATAGCTACTGTGTTTTATAGGACTGGCCAATTGGAAGCATTGGATGATTTTGTAAAAGGCTATACCCTTAAAATAAATATCTCCTTTGAGGAGTTTTATATCCGTCTTTTAGGAAGAATGCTTCCGAATGCCAGTACAATCAGTAATCTGAATCTGTATTCGTTTATGACTGATAAGCAAAATCTGAATCTTCAATTTTCTGATAGAGCCCAAATCGGGTATTTCTATTCAAAATATAGAGAAACAGTACTTGACGAAATCAAAGATATTAATGAGAGAAATTATTTGATGGCTTTGTCCTTTAAAAATGAGGGTATCTTAAAAGGAATCAATAAAGAGGAATCCCCAAAAGAGGATTTGTCCGTAAGTCAATTATTTGACCAAGCATTTGAATATTACAATCTAGTATCTACGGCCTATCTGGACCAAACTATCACTGTGATAGGAGCAGCGGCTACAGATAATTTGATTGCTCCTCGAAAATTCTTATTTCTCTATCCTGATCTGAGGCTTTCCTTTGCTCCCTTGGAACCGAGGGTTTTCTTTTTCTTTTATTTTTCTGATGTTTTCTTGGAATATCTACTGGATCACCGATCGATAGATGAATTATATCCAACTAAGACAGAGCTTGATTTTTTTACAGCATGGTTTCTGGCCTATAATTCCAATATGTGGGAGCCTAGATATTTCCTGATCAATCCAATTAGATATGAAGTACTTAAAAAGTTGGATATTGAATTAGCGAAAAGAAAAAATATCGATCAGGTAGATTTGAATTGGATGTATCTCTATTTAGGAGAAATGGCTTATCTAAATAATGATGTCGATGCTATGTCGTCCTACTATCAAAAAATCAATCCTGATAACCTATTAAACATTCTACGGTCCAAGGAATTTGGAATCCGTGTCAATAATCATTCCTTCAGATTGATTGCAACCGCAATTGAGGGTTTGGCAAATTCGGGAGATTTTGAGGAAATCAATAGGTTATCGAAACCTTTCAAAAAATCCATCAATAGATCTTCTCTTTATTCTTATGCTGCCAAGGACCTGTTAATTAAGAAAACAAATCCAGAAATAGCCAAAAGGTTGTTGGACTCTGCCTGGGTGGAGTTTGATAGGACTGGAATAGTAACCTCAGGGAGGCCACATACGATCCTTCTAGCTTATACAAATACTTTGTATGACCCTAAAGAAAATTTAGAGGAGTCCTACAGAATAATTAAAAATCTTGGAGGAAAAAGTTTTGCGACACGATTTATGATCCGCTCTATTGGTTTTCATGCCCAATTATATGAAGCAAAAAGTCAATTTCCTGAAAATATATCTGATGATGACTATTCATTAATTCTCAGTGAGATGCTTTATGGTTTTGCAGAAGGTAAGGATGAGTTAAACGAATCATGGAAAGAGTTTCAATTAGGTTACCCTTGGTTTGTCAGCCGATGGATTATTTATATAGACGAGAGCAGCTGA
- a CDS encoding ATP-binding protein, which produces MNNICPYTGLRSFTEDESIYFKGRDHQIDQLTDLLQQNKFLMLTGASGEGKSSLVYAGLIPNARAGFFKAKYTNWVVADFRPERSPVKNLAQAISDKFDLPDTTVETELRRGFSSLIDLYTNSDFYIDEKDEKWMHLEEGDQRKRKRKAANLMIIVDQFEEFFTNPENFYKEAPSQDSQIVVNLILETARIALKKNIPVYVVCTMRSDYIGQCSAFRGLPEYIGFSQFFVPRLKRKDLKQVIEEPAILSGNRISQRLIERLVYDLAEGLDQLPILQHALTQIWLAADSGNEEMDLIHYAEVGGMPANELPDNDQKTFLSWFKSLPDHQRTYYHQTGLNKVIEIHASLLYENAWEYYNKKNPDNPLSQQEAKRIIALTYSGLTKIDNSRAVRNRMSLKELTEIINTPDLDSKVIGGVLNIFREEGNSFIRPFKTEDPDTHSLHEETVLDITHESLIRNWDKLNKWANQEFEFFSTYLDFKKQLDRWKDNGKSKDFLLPIGPLSFFENWYEECKPNVGWIKRYSEIKENDEERTKDAKNVLADIHEFLKRSSRNVIFTRTFMKYGPQKIGTFFAIFVMLVLSGFYWYDAEQKANERVIERARNEAVAYLNSPEVNNQDKAIYLLAEERFESGYLTSFLSTLNQKDRIALAIDTYKFLIYADKYIEDPIKDLIIDFIYSDLLSPDSAIESDYLLGQTNKFLLVLMRDNYYSPSAENEKIISGLTKSNKDRVLDFYRGPGQLSPSLPFELNLAIQLWLTDGKAKLEEIDEILQVISPAESETGITSFSNFYPKGSFEPNGRQPTDFNNGYHTLASLYASKGDINGVEWSFQQLLDNGQREYFELGRVFNNHQNILGYLYQYKFRDLAPRLVKWIANNTIDNPEITVYRNTIIRSGYITHLYIGANLEPQALRSYRGYIYPNLFFSDRYVYDQMSEDYEFYINQIEDPLERNYQLAFNIKRKAVFTHKYWFDRQMEIDQELLDSWLDVSFDIFSKLPGNFLEEKIASTIPYYGDGVRTTQPTRKELFIYPDYKDGWFSWNYHSDMFYHYMERKGWLPRLFESIDDLETINFWIAKAFEVKPFPAPGTLDNNYTLSDETLTHVLNFVESHPLGEEVDKNLLYLILANRSYDKSDTVKGFEYFQKFDQDAIARSSNKFEYVEKNFFLNMMTQLAVNLAHYGKVKESVALVERFPGEAEKAFPYILMAKRIYQLNSDPQAFVYLDSVSSKTSNLDFNELIFSLDSRENFINVLSTIGSQKLNTMSLEILRDIPEQRKFNAIYQLVSGLAREGNYYRALMAIPNNLTESQDLQCLGLILLEAAKRREIQSGDTRWANLDTWLEWTTRFINFSNI; this is translated from the coding sequence ATGAATAATATATGTCCATATACCGGTTTAAGATCATTCACTGAGGATGAAAGCATTTATTTCAAAGGCCGTGATCATCAGATAGATCAGCTTACTGATTTGCTGCAGCAGAATAAATTCTTGATGCTGACCGGAGCCTCAGGGGAGGGGAAATCTTCTTTAGTTTATGCTGGATTGATTCCGAATGCAAGAGCGGGCTTTTTCAAGGCAAAATATACCAATTGGGTTGTAGCAGATTTCCGTCCTGAGCGTAGTCCGGTCAAAAACCTGGCCCAAGCAATTTCGGATAAATTTGATCTCCCGGATACAACAGTCGAAACAGAATTGAGAAGAGGCTTTTCTTCGTTGATTGACTTGTATACCAATTCTGATTTTTACATCGATGAGAAGGACGAAAAGTGGATGCATTTAGAAGAAGGGGATCAAAGAAAGCGAAAAAGAAAGGCCGCCAACTTGATGATCATCGTTGATCAGTTTGAGGAATTTTTCACAAATCCGGAAAACTTCTACAAAGAAGCTCCATCACAGGATTCGCAAATTGTGGTCAATTTGATTTTGGAAACTGCCCGCATCGCCCTCAAGAAAAATATTCCTGTTTACGTGGTCTGCACGATGCGATCTGATTACATCGGTCAGTGTTCTGCATTCAGAGGACTACCTGAGTATATTGGCTTCTCTCAGTTTTTTGTACCAAGATTAAAGCGAAAGGATTTAAAGCAGGTCATAGAAGAACCGGCGATTTTGAGTGGAAACAGGATTTCCCAAAGGTTGATTGAACGGTTGGTTTATGATTTGGCCGAAGGGCTGGATCAGCTCCCCATTTTACAACATGCGCTGACTCAAATCTGGCTGGCTGCAGATAGTGGCAATGAGGAAATGGACCTGATCCATTATGCAGAAGTTGGAGGCATGCCTGCAAATGAATTACCTGATAATGATCAAAAAACCTTCCTCAGCTGGTTCAAATCACTGCCGGATCATCAACGGACTTACTATCATCAAACTGGGCTGAATAAAGTAATTGAGATCCATGCCAGTTTATTATATGAAAATGCCTGGGAGTATTACAATAAGAAGAATCCTGATAATCCCTTATCCCAACAAGAAGCCAAGCGGATTATTGCACTGACGTATAGCGGCCTTACAAAAATTGACAATAGCAGGGCAGTGAGAAACAGGATGAGTTTGAAAGAACTTACCGAAATCATCAATACACCGGATCTTGACTCAAAGGTGATAGGTGGTGTATTGAATATTTTCAGAGAAGAGGGTAACTCTTTTATAAGACCATTCAAGACAGAAGACCCTGATACTCATTCCTTGCATGAAGAGACAGTATTGGATATTACCCATGAAAGTTTAATCCGAAACTGGGACAAACTAAATAAATGGGCTAATCAGGAATTTGAGTTTTTCAGTACCTATTTGGATTTTAAAAAGCAGCTGGATCGCTGGAAAGACAACGGGAAGAGTAAGGACTTTTTGCTTCCAATCGGGCCACTTTCATTTTTTGAAAATTGGTATGAGGAATGCAAACCAAATGTGGGCTGGATCAAAAGGTATTCTGAGATCAAGGAGAATGATGAAGAACGAACGAAGGACGCAAAAAATGTCTTAGCAGATATACATGAGTTTCTGAAGCGAAGCAGTAGAAATGTGATTTTTACCCGCACTTTCATGAAATATGGGCCTCAAAAGATAGGGACCTTTTTTGCCATTTTTGTGATGTTGGTTTTAAGTGGTTTTTATTGGTACGATGCGGAACAGAAAGCGAACGAACGTGTCATTGAGCGAGCTAGGAATGAGGCTGTTGCATATTTGAACAGTCCAGAAGTCAATAATCAAGATAAGGCTATTTACCTACTTGCAGAGGAACGATTTGAGTCAGGTTATTTAACCTCCTTTTTATCTACTCTCAACCAAAAGGACAGAATAGCTCTTGCCATTGATACTTATAAATTCCTGATTTATGCAGATAAATACATAGAGGATCCCATCAAGGATTTAATTATTGACTTCATATACAGTGATCTCCTTTCACCTGATTCAGCAATTGAATCAGATTATTTATTGGGACAGACCAATAAGTTTTTGCTCGTGCTAATGAGGGATAATTATTACAGCCCTTCAGCTGAGAATGAGAAAATCATTTCAGGTTTGACAAAGTCAAATAAAGATAGAGTTCTTGATTTTTATAGGGGGCCGGGCCAATTAAGTCCGTCGCTTCCATTTGAATTGAATCTTGCCATCCAACTTTGGCTTACTGATGGAAAAGCCAAATTGGAAGAAATCGATGAAATCCTTCAGGTTATTTCACCAGCCGAGAGTGAAACTGGAATAACTTCGTTTTCCAATTTTTATCCGAAGGGAAGCTTTGAACCCAATGGAAGACAACCGACAGATTTCAACAATGGGTATCACACCCTTGCTTCGCTTTATGCCAGTAAGGGAGATATTAATGGAGTGGAGTGGTCCTTTCAACAATTATTAGACAATGGTCAAAGGGAATACTTTGAATTGGGCAGGGTGTTCAATAATCATCAAAACATATTGGGTTACTTGTATCAATATAAGTTTAGGGATCTTGCGCCAAGGCTTGTAAAATGGATAGCAAACAACACTATTGATAACCCAGAAATCACAGTTTATCGAAATACCATTATTCGGTCGGGATATATTACCCATCTCTATATTGGGGCCAATCTTGAGCCGCAGGCTTTGAGATCATATCGAGGGTACATTTACCCAAATCTGTTCTTTTCGGACAGGTATGTCTATGATCAGATGAGTGAGGATTATGAATTCTATATCAATCAGATCGAAGACCCATTAGAGCGCAATTATCAATTAGCCTTCAATATAAAGAGGAAGGCAGTTTTTACTCATAAATATTGGTTTGACCGTCAAATGGAAATCGATCAGGAGCTTTTGGATTCCTGGTTGGATGTTTCGTTTGATATTTTCTCAAAATTACCTGGGAACTTTTTGGAAGAAAAAATTGCCTCTACTATTCCATATTATGGTGATGGAGTACGGACAACACAGCCCACACGAAAAGAACTGTTTATTTATCCGGATTATAAGGATGGGTGGTTCAGTTGGAACTACCACTCCGATATGTTTTACCACTACATGGAAAGAAAGGGGTGGTTGCCGAGATTATTCGAAAGTATTGATGATCTGGAGACTATAAATTTCTGGATTGCCAAAGCTTTTGAAGTTAAGCCATTTCCCGCTCCTGGTACATTGGATAATAATTACACGCTTTCGGATGAAACTTTAACCCATGTTCTGAATTTTGTAGAAAGCCACCCACTAGGAGAAGAAGTGGATAAGAACCTACTTTATCTGATCCTGGCTAACAGGTCATACGATAAGTCGGATACTGTCAAAGGATTTGAATATTTCCAGAAATTCGATCAAGATGCGATCGCTAGATCATCTAATAAATTTGAGTACGTGGAAAAGAACTTCTTTCTCAATATGATGACCCAGCTTGCAGTTAATCTGGCCCATTATGGCAAGGTGAAAGAATCAGTAGCCTTGGTAGAAAGATTTCCTGGTGAAGCAGAAAAAGCCTTTCCATATATTTTGATGGCAAAAAGAATCTACCAGCTTAATTCTGATCCTCAGGCTTTCGTTTATTTGGATTCGGTTTCTTCTAAAACTTCAAATCTGGATTTTAATGAATTAATTTTTTCATTGGACAGCAGAGAGAATTTTATCAATGTATTGTCTACTATAGGTAGTCAAAAGCTAAATACTATGAGCTTGGAAATTTTAAGAGACATACCTGAACAAAGGAAATTCAATGCCATCTATCAATTGGTATCAGGCCTTGCAAGGGAAGGTAATTATTATAGAGCATTAATGGCAATCCCCAATAATCTAACGGAGTCACAGGACTTGCAGTGTTTGGGATTGATATTGCTTGAGGCAGCCAAAAGAAGGGAAATCCAGTCTGGGGACACCCGCTGGGCAAACCTAGACACCTGGCTGGAATGGACAACAAGATTTATTAATTTCTCAAATATCTGA
- a CDS encoding DUF1569 domain-containing protein has translation MVLHASQLQDSLTILKSDSKPLFGKMTAQHMVEHLTITLKLSIGKIKYPTFTPSERALIAKNNLLFTELEMGKGMTPPNDTGELYPLKYPDLEKAKTAFLQAWDEYIAYYEKNEGASEVHPRFGHLNKDEWSRFHFKHFMHHFKQFGVWLSDAKG, from the coding sequence CTCAACTCCAGGATTCTTTAACTATACTCAAAAGCGATTCAAAGCCATTATTTGGTAAAATGACGGCTCAACATATGGTAGAGCATTTGACCATAACACTCAAGTTATCTATCGGTAAAATAAAATACCCAACCTTTACTCCAAGTGAAAGGGCACTTATTGCCAAAAATAATCTCTTGTTCACGGAGCTGGAAATGGGAAAGGGTATGACACCACCAAATGATACGGGAGAGCTTTACCCCTTAAAATATCCTGATCTGGAAAAAGCAAAAACAGCATTCCTACAGGCTTGGGATGAATATATTGCTTACTATGAAAAGAATGAAGGTGCATCTGAGGTCCATCCAAGATTCGGCCACCTCAATAAGGATGAATGGAGCAGATTTCATTTCAAACACTTTATGCACCACTTCAAGCAATTCGGGGTTTGGCTGAGTGATGCCAAAGGTTGA